CGCAGAACAGGGGAGGTCGTCATGGCGGAGGCAGCCGCGGAAGCCGCTCCCCAGCCTCGCTCCCGACTCCACGACCGTCTGGCCGGATGGTGGTCGCACTGGCTGGGCCGGCACGCGCCGCTGATGGACGACCCGGGGCTGGGTCGCCTCGACCGCTTCGACGGGGTCGCGCCCGGCAGCGAGAGCCCCGCGCGACGCGACCGTCTCGGCGGGTCCGGCGCTTCCCCGGACCTCCCGGGCAGGAGCACCCGCTAGCCGCATGACCTCTGGCCCTGCGCAGATCCGCCCGGGGCACGTAGTCAGGAGGCATGGCGGCAGGAGGCATGGCGGCGGAGCTCCGACTCGTCCTGGCCGGCGACGTCATGACGGGCCGGGGGATCGACCAGGTGCTGCCTCACCCCGTACCGCCCGAGCTGCACGAGGACTACGTGCACGATGCCCGGACCTACGTCGCCCTCGCCGAGCGCGTCAACGGCGCGATCCCGCGGGCCGTCGAGCCCACCTGGCCCTGGGGTGAGGCCCTGGCGGCCATGGACGGTTTCGGCCCGGCGGTGCGGATCCTGAACCTCGAGACCAGCGTCACCGAGAGCGCGGACTGGGCCCGCGGCAAGGCCGTCACCTACCGGATGAGCCCGGCCAACCTCGACGTCGTCGCCGTCGCCCGAGCGGACGTGTGGGCGCTGGCCAACAACCACGTGCTGGACTACGGCCGGTCCGGCCTGCTGGAGACCCTGCGCGTCCTGGCCGGCGCCGGCCTGCGCACGGCCGGTGCCGGGCAGGACGAGCGCGACGCCTGGCGGCCGGCCGTCGTCGAGTGCGGCGGAGGCCAGCGGGTGGTCGTGGTCTCGGTCGGCGACACCTCCAGCGGGGTGCCCCCGCAGTGGGCTGCCGGGCCGGGACGGCCGGGTGTGGCGCTGCTGCCCGACCTCGGCCGGGGGACGGCTCACCGGGTGGCCGAGCGGCTGCTCGAGGGCGGCCGCCCCGGCGACCTGCGCGTCGTGTCGATCCACTGGGGAGGCAACTGGGGCTACGAGGTCCTGCACGAGCACCGTCGTTTCGCCCACGCCCTGGTGGACGCCGGGGTGCACGTCGTCCACGGGCACTCCTCGCACCACCCGCGGCCCATCGAGGTCTACCGGGGAGGGCTGGTGCTCTACGGGTGCGGTGACCTGGTCAACGACTACGAGGGCATCGGCGGCTTCGAGGCCTACCGCGACGACCTGCGGGCGCTGTACCTCGCCCGCCTCGACCCGGGCGCCGCCGGGGTGCTCGGGCTGAGGCTCGTGCCCCTGGTCGTGCGGCGGTTCCGGCTCGAGCGGGCGTCCCCCGACGACACCCGCTGGCTCGGCGACACCCTCAGCCGGGCCGGGCGCTCTGTGGGGACCGCCCTCGGCGTGGCCGAGGAGGCGGACGGCCCGGTCCTGGACGTGCGCTGGTGACCGAGGCCGTCTGCTTCTGGACACCTGTGCGACCCTTGAGCTGCCCCCACAGGGAGGAATGCCGTGCCGCGCACAGGTCAGCTCGCGGGCCTCGACCTGCTCCACTTCCGTCCGCACGCCGGCGCGCACCGGGTGGCCCTGCGGGCCGGCACCTGCGTCTTCGTTCCGCTCCTCACCGTGGCACTGGTCGGGCGCCCGGAGTGGTCGATGTATGCCGCGTTCGGCGCCTTCACGTCGCTGTACGGGCGCAACCACGTCCACCTGTCGCGCGCTGCGATGCAGGCGTCCGCCGGAGCGGTGCTGGTGGGCGCCGTGGTGCTCGGGGTGGCCGTGGGGACCCTGCCCAACGCGGCGTGGGTGGCCGTGCCGGTCGCGGCAGCGGTGGCCGCACTCGCCTCGGTGCTCGCTCGAGCCCAGGACTGGCACCCGCCGGGCTCGCTCTTCGTGGTGTTCGCCTTCGGGGGATGCGCCTCGGTGCCCCACACGTCGGCCGACTCGCGGCCCGCCCTGCTGGTGTCGGGGCTCTCTGCGCTCTTCGCCCTCGCCGTCGGGGCGGTCGGGGGACTCGCCCGCGGTGACCGCGCGCAGCCGTCGCGCGTGCGGCTGCACCGGTCGTGGCTGCCGCTGCAGGACGCCGTGGCCGCAGGGGTCGCTGGTGGCCTCGCCACCGCCTCGGGGATCGGCCACCCCTACTGGGCCACCGTCGCTGCCGTGGCTCCGCTGTCGGCGCGGGGCCTGCGGGGGCAGCTGGCCAGGGGGATCCAGCGGGTCGTGGGCACCCTCCTCGGGCTCGTCACGAGCGCGGTCCTGCTGAGCCTTCACCTGTCGGGGATGGCGCTGCTCACGGTCATCGCGGCGCTCCAGGTGGGGGCCGAGCTGCTCGTGGGCCGCAACTACGGGGTGGCGATGCTGGTCATCACCCCGCTCGCCCTGCTGATGGGGCAGGCAGCCGACGAGCAGCCCGTCGCCCAGCTCCTGTTCGACCGCGGGGTGGAGACCGTGATCGGCAGCGCGGTCGGTCTGGCCCTCGTCCTTGGCCTCCACCTCCACCGTCGGCGCCGCGGCGCCGCGCGCAGGTGAGGCCGACTCAGCCCCGGCCCGGACGCAGCACCTGCCACATCCCGACGGTGTTCTCCGCGACGAACCCCTCGCTGGCGTACAGGCCCTGGCCGTCGGGGGTGGCGAAGAGGCCGACGAAGCAGTCCGCGCCGGCGATCTGCATCACCTGGTCGCGCAGCCGGGCGACGACCTGCCGCCCGAGGCCGCGGCGCTGGTGGTCGGGGTGCACCGCGACGTCCTGGATGTAGAAGTAGAAGGCGCCGTCACCGACGACCCGGCCCATCGCGACGGGACCGCCGTCGGGGTCGTAGGCGACCACGCCGCACACCGAGCCGGCCAGGGACGCCGGCACCGACTCCCAGTGGAAGTCGTCGTGCCAGCCCACGGCGATCGCGAGCGCGCCGTGCTCCTCCACCGTCGGCACGGCGTCGACGAACCGGTAGCCCATGTCTCCTCCTCGGGTCCAGGCGGTCTCAGACGCCCGCGGGCATCTCGGCCGGCGGCGTCGGGAGGACGCCCTCTGCTGGTGCGGCCACGCTGTCCTCGTCGTGACCGGTGCGGGCGAGCACGTCCCAGCGCAGGCGGCGGGCCCGCCACGTGAAGACGGCCAGTTTGGCGACCTCCTCGACGACCCGGGCGACGAACACGCCGAGCACGCCAAGCGGGGTGTGCAACCCGAGCAGCACCGCGAGGGGCAGGCCCACCACGAAGGCGCCGACGACGTCGCCGATGATCACCCCGCGCACGTCGTTGCCGCTGGGCAGCACGCCGGCGCCGAGGATCATGTTGCGCACCTTGACGACCTGGAACACCGCGTTGACGGCGATGCCGAGCATGGCCATCGCGCGCACGTCGTCCCCGGCGTCGCGGAACAGCGGCTCGAGCAGGAGCACGCTGGCACCGAAGAGCACACCGAAGAGGGCTCCGGTGCCGATTCCCGCGCGCGTCAGCCGGTTCACCCACCGGGCCGCCCCGGCGGCGTCGCCCTGGCCGACCGCCCGGCCGACCAGTGTCGTGGTGGCACTCATCAGCCCGATGCTGCCGACGATGAAGACCCCCTCGAGCGTGTGCACGATCTGAGCGGCGGCCAGGGCCTCGTCACCGAGCTGCTGGAACACCACGTTGTAGAGGAACGTGCCGCCGGTCCAGAACAGCTCGGTCACCCCGAGCGGCAGGGCCAGCACGAACAGGGGCACGACCACCCGACGCCACTCGGCACGGTCGACCGGCAGGCGCCACGACACGACCCCGCGCGAGCCGTAGGCCATCGACACGAGGATGCCGGCCTTGGCCGTGGCGGTCACCAGCGTGGCCCACCCGGCGCCGGCGGCACCGAGGGCCGGAGCCGGCCCGGCACCGGTGACGAGCGTCCAGGCGAGGGCCGAGTTGGCCAGCACCGTGACCGTCGTGGCGACCATCGGGCTGGCCGGCCGCCCCACCGAGCGCAGGACGCCGCTGAGGATGGCGCTCAGCATGGTCGGCAGGGTCGCGAGGGCGATGAGCCGGAAGTAGTCGGTGCCCGCTGCGGCCACCGTCGGCGACGCGCCGGTCAGCGTGAGCAGGTGGTCGGCCCACAGGAACGGCAGCACGGAGGCGACCAGGCCGAGGGCACCGGCGACGAGCACGGCGGCGGTGACGGTGTGGTTCACCTCGGTGCGGCGCCCGGCGCCGAAGGCCCGCGCCACCAGGATGCTCACCGACGTCCCCAGGCACCCCAGGGTGATGATGAGGATGAAGGACAGGCTGTTCGCGAAGCCGACCGCCGCGATCGCGGTGGCGCCGAGGGTGCCGACCACGACCTGGTTGACGAAGTTCAGCACCAGCATCAGCACGAACTCCGCGCTCACCGGCACCGCGATCTGCACGATCTCCCGCCGCGGCGTGACCACGGCCGGGGAGCGGCGCGCGGACAGGGTGGGGCGGCGCATGGCAGTGCCTTTCAGAGAGGAGAGGGGAGAGGCCCGGGACGGACGCCGCCGTTGGCGCCGCGGGCAGGAGAGATGTTACGACCCGGAACCGACGGCCCGACACCGCTTTTCTTTGGGAGGCACGGTCGGGGCGCGGTGGGCAAGGCAGCGGTATGCCGCGGGAGCACGGCGCGCACACGGCATACCGCTCGTGGGTGGTGTGCGTCCCGCGCGGGTCAGCCGCCGCAGAACCACCCGGAGGGGCCGAGGTCGGCGCCCATGCGCGGGACGTACTGGTCGAAGTAGATGCGGGCGATGAGCTCGCGGCGGCTGCGCACGTCGGCCTTGTCGAAGACGGACTTCAGGTGGTCCTGCACGGTGTAGGTCGACACGTGCATCGTCGCGGCGATCTCCTTGGTGTCGACGCCCTGCAGCACCAGCTGGGTCACGTCGCGCTCGCGCTGGGTGAGGTCGAAGGCGGAGACCACGAGCGGCACGATCTCCGGCGGCCTGGCCTCCTCGATCGTGACGACCACGTCGCCGCTCACGCCGTCAGGGCCCATGAGCGGCGTCGCGTGGAGCACCAGCCACATGCCGCTGCGAGAGCGGACCCGGCTGCGCGGGGGCACTCTGGTCTCGCCGCGGGCGTAGCGCCGGGCCGCGGCCACGAGCGAGGTGATGATGCCGGTCCAGGTGGCGTTGTGGGTCGGGCTCTCGAGCTCGACGAGCCGCTCCTCGGCGCCGAGGCTGGTCTGCCGCACTTGGTCGTCGGCGCCGATGATGAGCACGGCGGGGCCGGCCGAGGCCGGCGGCGGGCCGGCGGTGGCGAGCCGGGCGAGCAGACCGGTGCGCACGCCGGCGGCGAAGGCCGCCGAGAGCGAACCGGCGAAGTCGACCTCGTCCTGCGTGAAGGGGTCGCTGCCGGGGTCGCGGAACAGCGCGGCGCCACCCCAGACCGAGCCGCCGTCGCGGAAGACGACCCGCAGCTCATCGGTGTAGCCGAAGTTCGGTTGCATGAACTCGCGCATGCGCTGCGACCGACTCACGTCGCCACCAGTGGCCGCGTGCACCCCGACCGACCGGGTGCCGGCGCGGGAGAGCTCGGTGAAGGTCGTCTCCTCGACGGAGCCGTACTCGATCAGGCCCCACTCGTGGTCATGGCTGTCGCGGCCCTGCAGGTCGCCGAACTTCCGCGTCCCGGTGAGCAGCTCGGTGCTCGGGTCGACCGTCGCGAGGCAGGCGGCCACGTGGGGCACGGCGCGGTGGAGGGACTCCACGGCCTCGGAGAGGAAGGTGTCGAGGTCGAGGCCCGCGCGGGCGACCACTTCGACGTCACGCCGCACGCGCTCAGCGGTCAGTGCGCGGCGCATGGCGCGAGTCTGACGGATCGTCCCCGTCGCGGGAATCCCACAAAAGTGGGGGATCCGCGATCCCAGATGCCGGGGGAGGGGAACTCCCCCCGGAACAGGGATGGCCGGGCGGCCCGCCGAGCCGCGACCGTGGTGGGCGTGAACAGCCCGACCACCGCGATGACGCCCGTCACGCCGAGCACCTGGACCGCCTGGTCCCGGGCGCTCGGCTACGACCAGGGGCAGCTGCGCGCTGCCCCGCGGGCAGTCCTCACGGTGGCAGCGCAGGGACCGTCGGACTCCGTGGGCCGCCTGGTCCACGACGGCGACCCTGCCGCGCAGCTGGCCCTGGCCCTGGCCAACCTCGAGGCCGTGCTCGCGGCTGGAGGCATGGCGCCGGCCGACCTGGCTCAGCTGCGGGTCTACACCACCGACATGGACGCCACGCTCGACGTCTGGGACACCCTCGCCGAGCGACTCGCGGAGGTGGGGGCGAGCCCGCCCACCACCCTCGTGGGCGTCTGCGCCCTGCCGGTGCCCGGCATGACGGTCTCGATCGAAGCCGTCGCCATCCGCTGACCACCCAGCAACACGACACCACCACACGAAGGAAGCACGATGAGCATCGAGACGACCCTCGATCACCCTGCACCCTCCCTGCGAGCCGAGGCCCTGCGCGGCCTCTGCGGCGGGGCCGTCCACCTGCCCGGCGACCCCGGCTACGAGATGGCCCGTATGCCGTGGAACGTCGCCGTCGACCAGCGGCCGGCTGCCGTCGCCTTCCCGCGCAGCGCGACCGAGGCGGCCGAGCTCGTGGTCTGCGCTG
This Knoellia sp. p5-6-4 DNA region includes the following protein-coding sequences:
- a CDS encoding FUSC family protein, with translation MPRTGQLAGLDLLHFRPHAGAHRVALRAGTCVFVPLLTVALVGRPEWSMYAAFGAFTSLYGRNHVHLSRAAMQASAGAVLVGAVVLGVAVGTLPNAAWVAVPVAAAVAALASVLARAQDWHPPGSLFVVFAFGGCASVPHTSADSRPALLVSGLSALFALAVGAVGGLARGDRAQPSRVRLHRSWLPLQDAVAAGVAGGLATASGIGHPYWATVAAVAPLSARGLRGQLARGIQRVVGTLLGLVTSAVLLSLHLSGMALLTVIAALQVGAELLVGRNYGVAMLVITPLALLMGQAADEQPVAQLLFDRGVETVIGSAVGLALVLGLHLHRRRRGAARR
- a CDS encoding GNAT family N-acetyltransferase; protein product: MGYRFVDAVPTVEEHGALAIAVGWHDDFHWESVPASLAGSVCGVVAYDPDGGPVAMGRVVGDGAFYFYIQDVAVHPDHQRRGLGRQVVARLRDQVMQIAGADCFVGLFATPDGQGLYASEGFVAENTVGMWQVLRPGRG
- a CDS encoding helix-turn-helix transcriptional regulator codes for the protein MRRALTAERVRRDVEVVARAGLDLDTFLSEAVESLHRAVPHVAACLATVDPSTELLTGTRKFGDLQGRDSHDHEWGLIEYGSVEETTFTELSRAGTRSVGVHAATGGDVSRSQRMREFMQPNFGYTDELRVVFRDGGSVWGGAALFRDPGSDPFTQDEVDFAGSLSAAFAAGVRTGLLARLATAGPPPASAGPAVLIIGADDQVRQTSLGAEERLVELESPTHNATWTGIITSLVAAARRYARGETRVPPRSRVRSRSGMWLVLHATPLMGPDGVSGDVVVTIEEARPPEIVPLVVSAFDLTQRERDVTQLVLQGVDTKEIAATMHVSTYTVQDHLKSVFDKADVRSRRELIARIYFDQYVPRMGADLGPSGWFCGG
- a CDS encoding CapA family protein, with the protein product MAAGGMAAELRLVLAGDVMTGRGIDQVLPHPVPPELHEDYVHDARTYVALAERVNGAIPRAVEPTWPWGEALAAMDGFGPAVRILNLETSVTESADWARGKAVTYRMSPANLDVVAVARADVWALANNHVLDYGRSGLLETLRVLAGAGLRTAGAGQDERDAWRPAVVECGGGQRVVVVSVGDTSSGVPPQWAAGPGRPGVALLPDLGRGTAHRVAERLLEGGRPGDLRVVSIHWGGNWGYEVLHEHRRFAHALVDAGVHVVHGHSSHHPRPIEVYRGGLVLYGCGDLVNDYEGIGGFEAYRDDLRALYLARLDPGAAGVLGLRLVPLVVRRFRLERASPDDTRWLGDTLSRAGRSVGTALGVAEEADGPVLDVRW
- a CDS encoding Rid family hydrolase, with the protein product MNSPTTAMTPVTPSTWTAWSRALGYDQGQLRAAPRAVLTVAAQGPSDSVGRLVHDGDPAAQLALALANLEAVLAAGGMAPADLAQLRVYTTDMDATLDVWDTLAERLAEVGASPPTTLVGVCALPVPGMTVSIEAVAIR
- a CDS encoding MATE family efflux transporter — its product is MRRPTLSARRSPAVVTPRREIVQIAVPVSAEFVLMLVLNFVNQVVVGTLGATAIAAVGFANSLSFILIITLGCLGTSVSILVARAFGAGRRTEVNHTVTAAVLVAGALGLVASVLPFLWADHLLTLTGASPTVAAAGTDYFRLIALATLPTMLSAILSGVLRSVGRPASPMVATTVTVLANSALAWTLVTGAGPAPALGAAGAGWATLVTATAKAGILVSMAYGSRGVVSWRLPVDRAEWRRVVVPLFVLALPLGVTELFWTGGTFLYNVVFQQLGDEALAAAQIVHTLEGVFIVGSIGLMSATTTLVGRAVGQGDAAGAARWVNRLTRAGIGTGALFGVLFGASVLLLEPLFRDAGDDVRAMAMLGIAVNAVFQVVKVRNMILGAGVLPSGNDVRGVIIGDVVGAFVVGLPLAVLLGLHTPLGVLGVFVARVVEEVAKLAVFTWRARRLRWDVLARTGHDEDSVAAPAEGVLPTPPAEMPAGV